Within the Pseudomonas fulva genome, the region TTTCCAGCTTCTGGGTCGACGGCGTGCAGGGCGTGCTGATCCTGCTGGTGGTCGCCCTGTCCGGTTTGCGCAACAAGGAGGCCTGAGATGTCCGATTCGTTATCCGCACCGCAACCCGCTCGCCTGAGCGGGCTCTCGCGCCAGGCGCTATTGCGCCTGGTCATGCCGACGCTGTTCGCTGGCGTGCTGCTGTTCTTCGCCCTCGAGGCGCCTGGCTTTCTTACCGCCGGCAACCTGTCCAGCCTGCTGCTGAACAACTTTGTGCTGCTGGCCATCGTCGCCATCGGCATGACCTACGCCATCGCCGCTGGCGGCATCGACCTGTCGGTAGGCACGGCGCTGGATTTTTCGGCGCTGGCCTTCGTCTTGCTGCTCAATGCCGGTTTCGGGCTGTATGTGGCGATTCCCGGAGCGCTGTTGGCTGGCAGCCTGGCCGGGCTGTTCAATGCCGGGCTGATCGCCGGGCTGGGCATTTCACCGTTCCTTGCCACCCTCGGCACACTGTTCATCGGCAGCAGCGTGCAAAAGCTGCTCTCCGATGGTGGGCAGCCGATCTACCTGGAGGCGCAGGTGCGCAGTGGCCTGGCCAGCGAGCGCCTGCTTGGCGTGCCGCTACCCATGCTGTTGGTGGTACTGCTGGCGTTGGTGTACGGCCTGTTGCTGGCGCGTGGGCGCTTTGGCCGGGAGATGCTTGCCGTTGGCAGCCAACCGCTGGTAGCGCGTTATTCGGGCCTGGCGCAGCGGCGTATCGCGGCTTTGGTGTTCATCGCCAGTGCCTTTGCCTGCGCGCTGGCCGGCATCCTGCTCCCGGCCACGGTGAACGCCTACGTGCCGATGTCTGGCAACGCTTTCCTGATGAATGCCATCGGTGCGGTGTTCATTGGCGCCACGCTGAGCCGACACAACCGGGTCAACGTGCCCGGTACGTTGCTTGGCGTGCTGTTTCTCAACGTCACCGCCAACGGCCTGCTGCTGATCGGCTGGAATTTCTTCTGGCAGCAGGTGGCCACTGGCGTTCTGATTCTGGCGGTTCTGCTGTTCAGCTTTGCCAGTCGGCGGCTGGCAAGCAACTAACGCGGGCGTTTCGTGTGAAACGCTGTGTAAGGGCCTGGGCACGATAGGTCTAGGTCAGTTTTTCTGGATACTCCAAGCCATTGGCCGGAATGTGGCACATTACCTGTGGGAGCGGGCCATGCCCGCGAAACAATCACGGAAAGGCGGCCTATCTCTTGGTTTCCTGAACGAGCGTGATCAGGTTCCAAGGCCTGGAGATGACTCTCCAGGCCAGGCATCGCCATCAGGCCTGCTTGGCACCGCCGCCGATCTGCCAGACGTAGGGCGGCTCGGTGCCGTTCACATGCCAGTCGCCGATGATGCGTTCCTTGTAGATCACCGGGTTGTGCGAGGCGGCGGTACGGGCGTTGCGCCAGTGGCGATCGAGCTGTTTGACGGTGCTGGTGCCGGAAGCGCCGAGCGTGTTGAACAGGTCGCTGGTGGCACGCAGCACCAGTTCCACGGCGGCCACCTGGGCCTGGGCTGATTCCAGTTCGGCGGCGCTGTTGGCCTGCTGCTCGGCCGTTTCATCGCGGTTAAAGCGTGCCAGGTAGGCCCGTTGAGCCGCTTCGGTGGCGCGCAGGGTGCCCGCTTCGGCGGCGTAGACCAGGCCACTGGCCTTGCCGATCACCTGCAGCACTTGTGGGTCCTGACTCACGGCCGGGGCGTTGCCATGGCTGAACACCCGCGTGCGCTCGCTGGTTTCCTGGCTGAAGTCGCGCACGGCGGCGCGGCCTGAGCCAACGATGACGGCCAGCAGAACCAGTTGGTAGAACGCCGTCTGGTATTTGAAGCGGGTGGCGAAATCGATGATGTTCTCTTCCTCGACCACCGCGTTCTCGAACACCGAGGTACCGCTGCCAGTCGTGCGTTGGCCGAAACCGTCCCAGTCGTCGCTCTGGGTGATGCCGGGCTGCTGGGTGCGGATTGCCGCGATCACGTCGGCGCCGGTGTCATCGCGACGGGCGAAGAGGTCGATCCAGTCGGAGAAGAGGCTGCCGGTGCTGTAGTACTTGGTGCCGTTGACCACCCACTGCTCGCCCTGGCGTGAGACTCGGGTGATGACGTCGCCGATCTTCACCGCGCCAACCTCCGTCCAGGCGCAGCCGACCAGGTCACCCTCTGTGAAGCGTTTGAACCACACATCCTGCGGCGCGCTGGCATGGGCATTGAGGCGATCCTCAACGAAGGCGAAGTGCCCGCGCAGCGCCTGCGGCAGGTTGGAGTCGGCCTCGGCCAGTTCGATCAGCAGTTGGAACAGTTGCGGCAGTGATGCGCCCGCGCCACCGTGTTCGACCGGCACGCGCACGGCACCGAAGCCGGCCTCCTTCAGCCAGTGGATGGGTTCGAACGGCAGGCTGCGGGTGCGCTCACGTTCGACACTGCCTTCGGCGATGCGCGCAAAGATCGGCCGGAAGCGGGCGGCAAGGGATTCATAGTCGGTGCCGGTAGACAGGTGTGGCACATGGGCTTGAGCGGTCATCGCAGTTCTCCTCGATTGATGCGATTGCTGACGGCTGATCCTTCGCAAACTCCATGCCCTGTATATAAATCCTTATAAATCAATTAATTGTGATTTATCCGGGCAGATGAGCTGTACCGCCACCAACAGCTTGTTGAACGACTGTTGGAAGGCGGGCAGTACTGCTGCCGGCGCTACTGTTTCTCCAGGGTCAGTGCTTCAACAGCTTGCGCGCGGCTGAGCAGCTGCAGCTGTTGCTGGATGACCACAACTAGTTGAATTAAATGGATTTAATTCATTGGCACGGTTGCTGCTCAAGCGCTCTTGAACAATGCCCGAGGGGCAGGAGGGATGAGCATGAGCGCAAGCGTTATCAAGGTTGTGGTGGTGTCGGGCAGTCTGCGTACGCCATCGCGTACTCATGGCCTGCTGGAGGCGCTGGTGCAAAGGCTGCAGGCAAGGCTGCCGAACCTGCACGTGCATTGGGTTCGTGTCGCCGAGCTGTCCAACACGCTGTCCGGCTCGCTTGAGCGCGACACGGCCTCTGCCGATCTGCGACCTCACCTGCACGCCATCGAGCAGGCTGACTTGCTGCTGGTTGGCAGCCCGGTCTATCGCGCGTCCTACACGGGGTTGTTCAAGCACCTGTTCGATCTGGTCGACCATCAGTCGCTCAAGGGTGTGCCCGTGGTACTGGCCGCTACCGGTGGCAGCGAACGCCATGCACTGATGATCGATCACCAGTTGCGCCCGCTGTTCGCCTTCTTCCAGGCCCACACCCTGCCGTATGGACTGTATGCCAGCGTCGAGGCCTTCGATGACTACCGCCTCGCCGACGCAGCGCAGTTCGAACGGATCGAGCGGGTGCTCGACACCGTTGCGGCGTTCTTTCATATCCCGGTCGCCAGTGCGGCCTGACCTTCCGAGCTACAGGAGCCATCGTCATGAGCCAACCGATCAAATTCGCCTACTGGGTACCCAACGTCAGCGGCGGCCTCGTCGTCAGCAAGATCGAGCAGCGCACCAGTTGGGATATCGATTACAACCGCAAGCTGGCGCAGATCGCCGAGCGTTCCGGGTTCGAATACGCGCTGTCGCAGATTCGTTTCACGGCTGGTTATGGCGCTGACAACCAGCATGAGTCGGTGACCATCAGCCACGCCCTGCTGGCCGCCACCGAGACGCTCAAGGTGATCGCCGCGATCCTGCCCGGGCCGTGGACACCGGCGCTGGCGGCCAAGCAGCTGGCGACCATCGACCAGTTCACCGGTGGTCGCGTCGCCATCAACGTGGTGTCCGGCTGGTTCAAGGGCGAGTTCCGCGCCATCGGCGAGCCGTGGCTGGATCATGATGAGCGCTATCGCCGTTCCGAGGAGTTCATCCGCGCCCTGAAGGGCATCTGGACGCAGGACAACTTCAGCTTCCACGGTGATTTCTACCGCTTCAACGACTACACCCTCAAGCCCAAGCCGCTGCAGCAACCGCACCCGGAAATCTTTCAGGGCGGCAGCTCGCGAGCCGCACGCGACATGGCTTCACGGGTTTCCGACTGGTACTTCACCAATGGCAACAGCGTCGAGGGCATCAAGGCCCAGGTCGACGATATCCGTGCCAAGGCGGCCGCCAACGGTCATTCGGTGAAGGTCGGCGTGAACGCCTTCATCATTGCCCGCGACACCGAGGAAGAGGCCCGTGCGGTGCTGGCCGAGATCATCGCCAAGGCTGACCCGGAGGCCGTCAACGGCTTCGGCAGCGAAGTGAAGAATGCCGGTGCAGCCAGCCCGGAAGGCGAGGGCAACTGGGCCAAGTCCACTTTCGAAGACCTGGTGCAGTACAACGACGGCTTCAAGACCAACCTGATCGGCACGCCACGCCAGATCGCCGAGCG harbors:
- a CDS encoding ABC transporter permease produces the protein MSDSLSAPQPARLSGLSRQALLRLVMPTLFAGVLLFFALEAPGFLTAGNLSSLLLNNFVLLAIVAIGMTYAIAAGGIDLSVGTALDFSALAFVLLLNAGFGLYVAIPGALLAGSLAGLFNAGLIAGLGISPFLATLGTLFIGSSVQKLLSDGGQPIYLEAQVRSGLASERLLGVPLPMLLVVLLALVYGLLLARGRFGREMLAVGSQPLVARYSGLAQRRIAALVFIASAFACALAGILLPATVNAYVPMSGNAFLMNAIGAVFIGATLSRHNRVNVPGTLLGVLFLNVTANGLLLIGWNFFWQQVATGVLILAVLLFSFASRRLASN
- a CDS encoding acyl-CoA dehydrogenase family protein, encoding MTAQAHVPHLSTGTDYESLAARFRPIFARIAEGSVERERTRSLPFEPIHWLKEAGFGAVRVPVEHGGAGASLPQLFQLLIELAEADSNLPQALRGHFAFVEDRLNAHASAPQDVWFKRFTEGDLVGCAWTEVGAVKIGDVITRVSRQGEQWVVNGTKYYSTGSLFSDWIDLFARRDDTGADVIAAIRTQQPGITQSDDWDGFGQRTTGSGTSVFENAVVEEENIIDFATRFKYQTAFYQLVLLAVIVGSGRAAVRDFSQETSERTRVFSHGNAPAVSQDPQVLQVIGKASGLVYAAEAGTLRATEAAQRAYLARFNRDETAEQQANSAAELESAQAQVAAVELVLRATSDLFNTLGASGTSTVKQLDRHWRNARTAASHNPVIYKERIIGDWHVNGTEPPYVWQIGGGAKQA
- the msuE gene encoding FMN reductase encodes the protein MSASVIKVVVVSGSLRTPSRTHGLLEALVQRLQARLPNLHVHWVRVAELSNTLSGSLERDTASADLRPHLHAIEQADLLLVGSPVYRASYTGLFKHLFDLVDHQSLKGVPVVLAATGGSERHALMIDHQLRPLFAFFQAHTLPYGLYASVEAFDDYRLADAAQFERIERVLDTVAAFFHIPVASAA
- the sfnG gene encoding dimethylsulfone monooxygenase SfnG, with protein sequence MSQPIKFAYWVPNVSGGLVVSKIEQRTSWDIDYNRKLAQIAERSGFEYALSQIRFTAGYGADNQHESVTISHALLAATETLKVIAAILPGPWTPALAAKQLATIDQFTGGRVAINVVSGWFKGEFRAIGEPWLDHDERYRRSEEFIRALKGIWTQDNFSFHGDFYRFNDYTLKPKPLQQPHPEIFQGGSSRAARDMASRVSDWYFTNGNSVEGIKAQVDDIRAKAAANGHSVKVGVNAFIIARDTEEEARAVLAEIIAKADPEAVNGFGSEVKNAGAASPEGEGNWAKSTFEDLVQYNDGFKTNLIGTPRQIAERIVALKAVGVDLILSGFLHFQEEVEYFGKHVLPLVRELEQAKVASLAVA